A single window of Cydia splendana chromosome 13, ilCydSple1.2, whole genome shotgun sequence DNA harbors:
- the LOC134796464 gene encoding uncharacterized protein LOC134796464 has translation MEAVLPPPLPFSSTNNLENVTSGNLSKEWEKWRKSFQVYYEACELSKKSAQVQMSILLHVIGEQCREVHAQFEGTFASLKDLLDKFESFFSPKKNITIERHRFFTRCQKQSESIEQYAFELKKLASACEFKELIDDLIRDRLICGIQENALRERLLREPDLTLKKSLEICNIAQISKVQAGSIKKESSEHEAYTYNITASNSQDQFMLEEGGIPYGQVNWISRRGGYGARGAPRGRGRGWSQPAPRPAPPRRRAAPAQTAVSSREMRQQRQQTGPYGEIKSGVQCLKCGFAHGIYMKCPALGKMCLSCNNYDHFSRMCTVYNVQAVESSVEPIDQVIYCLSNSSSDWSIDLTFGADVTINFKLDTGADANILPIRYLSQVGLAEQDLSKTCIKYKSYSANDIIVLGTCHLKVQYKNNFYILEFVIADVPSYVVPVLGRESCSELEVVRLIKDISVIQDYEMYAWRVQDRN, from the exons ATGGAAGCTGTGTTGCCGCCGCCATTACCGTTTAGTTCTACAAATAATTTGGAAAATGTTACATCAGGGAACCTCTCCAAAGAATGGGAGAAATGGAGAAAATCATTCCAAGTTTATTATGAGGCGTGTGAATTATCTAAAAAAAGTGCTCAGGTGCAGATGAGCATATTGCTGCATGTGATTGGTGAGCAGTGTCGCGAGGTACATGCTCAATTTGAAGGTACATTTGCCAGTCTAAAGGATTTATTGGATAAATTCGAATCTTTTTTCTCaccgaaaaaaaatattaccatcGAAAGGCACAGATTCTTTACTCGGTGTCAAAAACAAAGTGAATCAATTGAGCAGTACGCGTTCGAGTTGAAAAAGCTAGCAAGTGCTTGTGAATTTAAGGAGCTAATAGATGATTTGATAAGGGATCGCCTCATATGTGGAATACAGGAGAACGCGCTGAGGGAGCGTTTGTTGCGAGAGCCGGACTTAACTCTAAAAAAGTCCCTGGAAATATGTAATATTGCGCAAATATCGAAAGTGCAGGCGGGGTCAATCAAGAAAGAGTCCAGTGAACATGAAGcttatacttataatattacaGCAAGTAATAGTCAAGACCAGTTTATGCTAGAGGAAGGCGGTATTCCGTACGGTCAGGTGAATTGGATATCAAGACGTGGAGGGTACGGAGCGCGAGGCGCGCCGAGGGGCAGAGGTCGCGGCTGGTCGCAGCCGgccccgcgccccgcgccgccgcgccgccgtgcCGCTCCTGCGCAAACAGCTGTTTCATCGCGAGAGATGAGACAACAACGTCAACAAACGGGACCTTATGGTGAAATTAAATCTGGAGTGCAGTGTCTAAAGTGCGGGTTTGCTCACGGTATCTATATGAAGTGTCCGGCTTTAGGAAAAATGTGTTTGAGTTGTAATAACTATGATCATTTCTCACGCATGTGCACGGTGTATAACGTACAAGCTGTGGAGTCCTCAGTGGAACCTATCGATCAGGTAATCTATTGTCTTAGTAATTCGAGTAGTGATTGGTCTATAGATTTAACCTTCGGAGCAGATGTTactattaattttaaactggATACCGGGGCCGATGCGAATATTTTACCAATAAGATATTTGAGCCAGGTTGGTTTAGCAGAACAAGATTTATCTAAGACGTGTATAAAGTATAAGAGTTACTCAGCTAACGATATCATTGTACTAGGCACGTGTCATTTGAAAGTGCAGtacaaaaataacttttatataCTGGAGTTCGTGATAGCGGATGTACCGTCCTATGTAGTACCGGTGTTAGGCCGCGAATCGTGCAGTGAACTTGAGGTAGTTAGATTGATAAAGGACATTAGCGTCATACAGGATTATGA GATGTATGCCTGGCGAGTACAAGATAGAAATTGA